The Labrys wisconsinensis genome has a segment encoding these proteins:
- the pal gene encoding peptidoglycan-associated lipoprotein Pal codes for MLNSLRIVRGLRFVAVLSTVLALGACAKNTAANGGLDGAGGLGAGGVARPGSQQDFVVNVGDRVFFLEDQSDLTGQAQSTLSKQAQWLRQYPRYTITVEGHADERGTREYNIALGARRAQAVRDYLMAQGIPAGRMRTISYGKERPVATCNDESCWTQNRRAVTVLNGAAAS; via the coding sequence ATGCTCAATTCCCTGCGTATCGTGCGCGGCCTGCGCTTTGTGGCCGTGCTGTCCACCGTCCTGGCGCTGGGCGCCTGCGCCAAGAACACCGCGGCCAATGGCGGCCTCGACGGCGCCGGCGGACTGGGCGCGGGCGGGGTGGCGCGGCCGGGCAGCCAGCAGGACTTCGTCGTCAACGTCGGCGACCGCGTCTTCTTCCTGGAGGACCAGTCGGACCTCACCGGCCAGGCCCAGTCGACGCTCTCCAAGCAGGCGCAGTGGCTGCGGCAATATCCGCGCTACACCATCACCGTCGAGGGCCATGCCGACGAGCGCGGCACCCGCGAGTACAACATCGCCCTCGGCGCCCGTCGCGCCCAGGCGGTGCGCGACTATCTGATGGCGCAGGGCATCCCGGCCGGGCGCATGCGCACCATCTCCTACGGCAAGGAGCGCCCGGTGGCGACCTGCAACGACGAATCCTGCTGGACGCAGAACCGCCGCGCCGTCACCGTGCTGAACGGCGCCGCCGCCTCCTGA
- a CDS encoding RrF2 family transcriptional regulator gives MISQKARYAFKALFALVRAGDRVVQAREIASTEQIPQSFLEQILLDLRRGGLVGSRRGKVGGHYLVKDPAEISCGQVLRLIDGPIAPLPCLSKTAYRRCDDCRDERACAVRHLFADGYAAMIGALENASLLEASRRADGTAAAETIIAGAYI, from the coding sequence ATGATTTCCCAGAAAGCCCGCTATGCCTTCAAGGCGCTGTTCGCCCTGGTCCGCGCCGGCGACCGCGTGGTGCAGGCCCGCGAGATCGCGAGCACCGAGCAGATCCCGCAGAGCTTCCTGGAGCAGATCCTGCTCGATCTGCGGCGCGGCGGCCTCGTCGGCAGCCGCCGCGGCAAGGTCGGCGGCCACTACCTGGTGAAGGACCCGGCCGAGATCAGCTGCGGCCAGGTGCTGCGCCTGATCGACGGGCCGATCGCCCCGCTCCCCTGCCTCTCCAAGACCGCCTACCGCCGCTGCGACGACTGCCGCGACGAGCGGGCCTGCGCCGTCCGCCACCTCTTCGCCGACGGCTATGCCGCCATGATCGGCGCGCTCGAGAACGCCTCCCTGCTGGAAGCCTCGCGCCGGGCCGACGGCACGGCCGCAGCCGAGACCATCATCGCCGGCGCCTATATCTGA
- a CDS encoding sulfate ABC transporter substrate-binding protein — protein MSLPFPIGRLARLALAAGLAAGLAGAAPAAELLNVSYDPTRELYKEINTAFAAKWKAETGEDVTIRQSHGGSGKQARSVIDGLEADVVTLALSNDIDTIAKETGKLPATWQARLPHNSAPYTSTIVIVVRKGNPKGIKDWADLARPGLSLVAANPKTGGGARWNYLAAWGSAIAAGGDEAKARELVAGIYHNMAVLDSGARGATVSFAQREIGDALIGWENEAFLMLNEFGADKFEIVVPSVSILAEPPVAVIDANVDAKGTRKEAEAYLSFLYTPQAQKIIARNYYRPIDAAAADPADTARFPKLKLITIDDPMFGGWAKTQAKHFADGGIFDQIYKPKG, from the coding sequence ATGTCGCTTCCCTTCCCCATCGGCCGCCTGGCGCGGCTGGCGCTGGCGGCCGGCCTTGCCGCAGGCCTGGCCGGCGCCGCGCCCGCCGCCGAGCTGCTCAACGTCTCCTATGATCCGACGCGCGAGCTCTACAAGGAGATCAACACCGCCTTCGCCGCCAAATGGAAGGCCGAGACCGGCGAGGACGTCACCATCCGGCAGTCGCATGGCGGCTCCGGCAAGCAGGCCCGCTCGGTGATCGACGGCCTCGAGGCCGACGTGGTGACGCTGGCGCTCTCCAACGACATCGACACCATCGCCAAGGAGACGGGCAAGCTGCCGGCGACCTGGCAGGCGCGCCTGCCGCACAATTCCGCGCCCTATACCTCGACCATCGTCATCGTGGTCCGCAAGGGCAACCCCAAGGGCATCAAGGACTGGGCCGACCTCGCCAGGCCCGGCCTCAGCCTGGTCGCCGCCAATCCCAAGACCGGCGGCGGGGCGCGCTGGAACTATCTCGCCGCCTGGGGATCGGCCATCGCCGCCGGCGGCGACGAGGCCAAGGCCCGAGAGCTGGTCGCCGGCATCTACCACAACATGGCGGTGCTCGACAGCGGCGCCCGCGGCGCCACGGTGAGCTTTGCCCAGCGCGAGATCGGCGACGCCCTGATCGGCTGGGAGAACGAGGCCTTCCTGATGCTGAACGAGTTCGGCGCCGACAAGTTCGAGATCGTCGTGCCTTCGGTGTCGATCCTCGCCGAGCCGCCGGTGGCCGTCATCGACGCCAATGTCGACGCCAAGGGCACGCGGAAGGAGGCCGAGGCCTATCTGAGCTTCCTCTACACGCCGCAGGCCCAGAAGATCATCGCCCGCAACTATTACCGCCCGATCGACGCCGCGGCCGCCGATCCCGCCGACACCGCCCGCTTCCCCAAGCTGAAGCTCATCACCATCGACGACCCGATGTTCGGCGGCTGGGCCAAGACCCAGGCCAAGCACTTCGCCGACGGAGGCATCTTCGACCAGATCTACAAGCCGAAGGGGTGA
- a CDS encoding sulfate ABC transporter substrate-binding protein: protein MTVSFRFARLRDLVLVVLAFGFVVWLTLGAHAADLLNVSYDPTRELYKALNPVFAQKWKAETGEDITIKQSHGGSGKQARSVIDGLDADVVTLALAADIDAIAEISKKIPANWQSRLPHNSAPYTSTIVFVVKKGNPKGIKDWDDLIKPGVAVITPNPKTSGGARWNYLAAWAYASHKFGGDEAKVREFITALFKNVPVLDSGARGATVNFAERDLGDVLISWENDAFLAVNEFGPDKFEIVVPPTSILAEPPVSIVDGNVDAKGTRKVAEAYLSFLYTPQAQKIIAHNYYRPIDEAAADPADLARFPKIKLVTIDDPIFGGWTKTQATHFGDGGIFDQIYKPKS, encoded by the coding sequence ATGACCGTCTCGTTCCGTTTCGCCCGCCTGCGCGACCTCGTGCTGGTCGTGCTCGCCTTCGGCTTCGTCGTCTGGCTGACGCTGGGCGCCCATGCGGCCGACCTGCTCAACGTCTCCTATGATCCGACGCGCGAGCTCTACAAGGCGCTGAACCCGGTCTTCGCCCAGAAGTGGAAGGCTGAGACCGGCGAGGACATCACCATCAAGCAGTCGCACGGCGGCTCGGGCAAGCAGGCCCGCTCGGTGATCGACGGGCTCGACGCCGACGTCGTCACCCTGGCGCTCGCCGCCGACATCGACGCCATCGCCGAGATCTCCAAGAAGATCCCGGCGAACTGGCAGTCGCGCCTGCCGCACAATTCCGCGCCCTACACCTCCACCATCGTCTTCGTGGTCAAGAAGGGCAATCCGAAGGGCATCAAGGACTGGGACGACCTGATCAAGCCCGGCGTCGCCGTGATCACCCCGAACCCGAAGACCTCGGGCGGAGCGCGCTGGAACTATCTCGCCGCCTGGGCCTATGCCTCGCACAAGTTCGGCGGCGACGAGGCCAAGGTGCGCGAGTTCATCACCGCCCTGTTCAAGAACGTGCCGGTGCTCGACAGCGGCGCCCGCGGCGCCACCGTCAACTTCGCCGAGCGCGACCTCGGCGACGTGCTGATCTCCTGGGAGAACGACGCCTTCCTCGCGGTCAACGAGTTCGGCCCCGACAAGTTCGAGATCGTGGTGCCGCCGACCTCGATCCTGGCCGAGCCGCCGGTCTCGATCGTCGACGGCAATGTCGACGCCAAGGGCACGCGCAAGGTGGCCGAGGCCTATCTGAGCTTCCTCTACACGCCGCAAGCCCAGAAGATCATCGCCCACAACTACTACCGCCCGATCGACGAGGCCGCCGCCGATCCCGCCGACCTCGCGCGCTTCCCCAAGATCAAGCTCGTCACCATCGACGACCCGATCTTCGGCGGCTGGACCAAGACGCAGGCCACCCATTTCGGCGACGGCGGCATCTTCGACCAGATCTACAAGCCGAAGTCCTGA
- the cysT gene encoding sulfate ABC transporter permease subunit CysT yields MASTLAAPAAPAGRLFPGGLVKPSALPGFGPALGYTLAYLGLIVLIPLGALALRASGLGLSGIWAIARDGQVAAALKITFGISLAAALVNVVFGLIVAWVLTRYDFPGRRLLDAAVDLPFALPTAVAGIALSSLYAGNGWVGSLLAPFGIKVAYTPLGIAVALVFIGLPFVVRTIQPVLADLDSEVEEASASLGADRLTTVGRVVLPPLIPAALTGFALAFARAVGEYGSVIFIAGNIPYVSEIAPLVIVQKLEENNYAAATAIAVIMLLISFAMLLLINLVQAWSRRRSGHV; encoded by the coding sequence ATGGCATCGACCCTGGCGGCACCGGCCGCGCCCGCCGGCCGGCTGTTCCCGGGCGGCCTGGTCAAGCCGAGCGCCCTGCCCGGCTTCGGTCCAGCGCTCGGCTATACGCTGGCCTATCTCGGCCTGATCGTGCTGATCCCGCTCGGCGCGCTGGCGCTCAGGGCGAGCGGCCTCGGCCTCTCCGGCATCTGGGCCATCGCCCGCGACGGCCAGGTGGCGGCGGCGCTCAAGATCACCTTCGGCATCTCGCTGGCGGCGGCGCTGGTCAACGTCGTGTTCGGCCTCATCGTCGCCTGGGTGCTGACCCGCTACGACTTCCCCGGCCGCCGCCTGCTCGATGCCGCCGTCGACCTGCCCTTCGCCCTGCCGACCGCGGTCGCCGGCATCGCGCTGTCCTCGCTCTATGCCGGCAACGGCTGGGTCGGCTCGCTGCTCGCGCCCTTCGGCATCAAGGTCGCCTACACCCCGCTCGGCATCGCCGTGGCGCTGGTGTTCATCGGCCTGCCCTTCGTGGTGCGCACCATCCAGCCGGTGCTGGCCGACCTCGACAGCGAGGTCGAGGAGGCCTCCGCCTCGCTCGGCGCCGACCGGCTGACCACGGTCGGGCGCGTGGTGCTGCCGCCGCTGATCCCGGCCGCCCTCACCGGCTTTGCCCTCGCCTTCGCCCGGGCGGTCGGCGAATACGGCTCGGTGATCTTCATCGCCGGCAACATCCCCTATGTCTCGGAGATCGCGCCGCTGGTGATCGTGCAGAAGCTGGAGGAGAACAACTACGCCGCCGCCACCGCCATCGCGGTGATCATGCTGCTGATCTCCTTCGCCATGCTGCTGCTGATCAACCTGGTGCAGGCCTGGAGCCGCAGGAGGTCCGGCCATGTCTGA
- the cysW gene encoding sulfate ABC transporter permease subunit CysW, whose amino-acid sequence MSELAIPLYREPPVTREHRVTTETRWVRLALIGVAVAFLGLFLVLPLVSVFYEALRRGFGPYAAAVADADTLSAIRLTLLIAAIAVPLNLVFGVVAAWCVAKFDFKGRSLLVTLIDLPFSVSPVVSGLVYVLLFGAQGYFGPFVKAHGIPIIFAVPGIVLATIFVTFPFVARELIPLMESQGKADEEAALTLGASPWRMFLTVTLPNIKWGLLYGVLLCNARAMGEFGAVSVVSGHIIGGTNTMPLHIQILYEGNDSVGAFTVASLLALLALVTLVLKTALEWRYGDELAAGRKH is encoded by the coding sequence ATGTCTGAGCTCGCCATTCCGCTCTATCGCGAGCCGCCGGTCACCCGCGAGCACCGCGTCACCACCGAGACGCGCTGGGTGCGCCTGGCGCTGATCGGCGTCGCCGTCGCCTTCCTCGGCCTGTTCCTGGTGCTGCCGCTGGTCTCGGTGTTCTACGAGGCGCTGCGGCGCGGCTTCGGCCCCTATGCCGCCGCGGTCGCCGACGCCGACACCCTGTCCGCCATCCGCCTCACCCTGCTGATCGCCGCCATCGCCGTGCCGCTCAACCTCGTCTTCGGCGTGGTCGCGGCCTGGTGCGTCGCCAAGTTCGACTTCAAGGGCCGGAGCCTGCTGGTCACCCTGATCGACCTGCCCTTCTCGGTCTCGCCCGTCGTCTCCGGCCTGGTCTACGTGCTGCTGTTCGGCGCCCAGGGCTATTTCGGTCCCTTCGTCAAGGCGCACGGCATCCCGATCATCTTCGCCGTGCCCGGCATCGTGCTGGCGACGATCTTCGTCACCTTCCCCTTCGTTGCCCGCGAGCTGATCCCGCTGATGGAATCCCAGGGCAAGGCCGACGAGGAGGCGGCGCTGACGCTCGGCGCCTCGCCCTGGCGCATGTTCCTCACCGTGACGCTGCCCAACATCAAATGGGGCCTGCTCTACGGCGTGCTGCTCTGCAATGCCCGCGCCATGGGCGAGTTCGGCGCCGTCTCGGTGGTCTCCGGCCACATCATCGGCGGCACCAACACCATGCCGCTGCACATCCAGATCCTCTACGAAGGCAATGATTCCGTCGGGGCCTTCACCGTCGCCTCGCTCCTCGCCCTGCTCGCCCTGGTCACGCTCGTGCTCAAGACCGCCCTGGAATGGCGCTATGGGGACGAGCTGGCCGCCGGCCGCAAACATTGA
- a CDS encoding sulfate/molybdate ABC transporter ATP-binding protein, with the protein MDIRIQGIAKTYGQSPALHGVDLDIRSGELIGLLGPSGSGKTTLLRIIAGLESPTSGKIFFGQDDASTRTVQERRVGFVFQHYALFRHMTVADNVAYGLAVRPRRERPSRAEIARRVAELLDLVQLGSFGGRFPGQLSGGQRQRVALARALAVEPKVLLLDEPFGALDAKVRKDLRRWLREIHDKTGHTTVFVTHDQDEALELSDRIAVLDKGRIDQLGVPDDIYDHPASPFVFGFIGESSRVPAVVADGRVLVDGTPLGFDAAGLPDGPATLFVRPHDVALAEAGHGTLNGIAVAQRRAGATRRIEVAVGAQHTVIEADLPAARQGEIGKPIGLRLLGGSVFAVSGAVRHFRTAPSADAVVVRPSVFGRAG; encoded by the coding sequence ATGGACATCCGCATCCAGGGCATCGCCAAGACCTACGGCCAGTCGCCGGCCCTGCACGGCGTCGACCTCGACATCCGCTCGGGCGAGCTGATCGGCCTGCTCGGCCCGTCCGGCTCCGGCAAGACGACGCTGCTGCGCATCATCGCCGGGCTGGAGAGCCCGACATCGGGCAAGATCTTCTTCGGCCAGGACGACGCCTCGACCCGCACCGTGCAGGAGCGCCGTGTCGGCTTCGTCTTCCAGCACTACGCCCTGTTCCGGCACATGACGGTCGCCGACAACGTCGCCTATGGCCTCGCCGTGCGCCCGCGCCGCGAGCGCCCGTCCCGCGCCGAGATCGCCCGGCGCGTGGCCGAGCTGCTCGACCTCGTCCAGCTCGGCAGCTTCGGCGGGCGCTTCCCCGGCCAGCTCTCCGGCGGCCAGCGCCAGCGCGTCGCCCTCGCCCGGGCGCTGGCGGTCGAGCCCAAGGTGCTGCTGCTCGACGAGCCCTTCGGCGCCCTCGACGCCAAGGTGCGCAAGGACCTGCGCCGCTGGCTGCGCGAGATCCACGACAAGACCGGCCATACCACCGTCTTCGTCACCCACGACCAGGACGAGGCGCTGGAACTGTCCGACCGCATCGCCGTCCTCGACAAGGGCCGCATCGACCAGCTCGGCGTGCCCGACGACATCTACGACCATCCCGCCTCGCCCTTCGTCTTCGGCTTCATCGGCGAATCGAGCCGCGTGCCGGCCGTCGTCGCCGACGGCCGCGTCCTGGTCGACGGCACGCCGCTCGGCTTCGACGCCGCGGGCCTGCCCGACGGGCCGGCGACGCTGTTCGTGCGCCCGCACGACGTCGCGCTGGCCGAGGCCGGGCACGGCACGCTGAACGGCATCGCCGTCGCCCAGCGCCGGGCCGGCGCCACCCGCCGCATCGAGGTGGCGGTCGGGGCGCAGCACACCGTGATCGAGGCCGACCTGCCGGCCGCGCGCCAGGGCGAGATCGGCAAGCCGATCGGCCTGCGCCTCCTCGGCGGCAGCGTCTTCGCCGTCTCCGGCGCGGTGCGTCATTTCCGCACGGCGCCGAGCGCCGACGCCGTGGTGGTGCGCCCGAGCGTGTTCGGGCGGGCGGGATAG
- a CDS encoding bile acid:sodium symporter family protein — protein MLARLRIDPFTVAIVAAVLLASVLPVTGQAAHAFGIATNLAIALLFFLHGARLSRETVIAGATHWRLHLTILACTFVLFPVLGLLFNTVLPSVLTPALATGLLYLCVLPSTVQSSIAFTSIAHGNVPAAVCAASASNILGMFLTPLLVGLLFHTAGVGFSADVLVTILLQLLLPFVVGQALQPWIGDFVRKHRRALSFVDRGSILMVVYLAFSEAVANNLWHQFSATALAGMAAADLVLLGLVLTISTWVSRRLGFSREDEITIVFCGSKKSLASGVPMANVIFAGQNIGAIVLPIMLFHQAQLMACAWLARRYAERWAKRQEVAAAE, from the coding sequence GTGCTCGCTCGTCTGAGGATCGACCCCTTCACCGTCGCCATCGTCGCCGCCGTGCTGCTGGCCAGCGTCCTGCCCGTCACCGGCCAGGCGGCGCATGCCTTCGGCATCGCCACGAACCTCGCCATCGCGCTCCTGTTCTTCCTGCACGGCGCCCGCCTGTCGCGCGAGACGGTGATCGCCGGCGCCACCCATTGGCGGCTGCATCTCACCATCCTCGCCTGCACCTTCGTGCTGTTCCCGGTCCTCGGTCTCCTCTTCAACACGGTGCTGCCCTCGGTGCTGACGCCGGCGCTGGCGACGGGCCTGCTCTATCTCTGCGTGCTGCCCTCCACCGTGCAGTCCTCCATCGCCTTCACCTCGATCGCCCACGGCAACGTGCCGGCCGCGGTCTGCGCCGCCTCGGCCTCGAATATCCTCGGCATGTTCCTGACGCCGCTGCTGGTCGGCCTGCTGTTCCACACCGCCGGGGTCGGCTTCTCCGCCGACGTGCTCGTGACCATCCTGCTGCAGCTGCTGCTGCCCTTCGTCGTCGGCCAGGCGCTGCAGCCCTGGATCGGCGACTTCGTGCGCAAGCACCGCAGGGCGCTGAGCTTCGTCGACCGCGGCTCGATCCTGATGGTGGTCTATCTCGCCTTCAGCGAGGCGGTGGCCAACAATCTCTGGCACCAGTTCTCGGCAACGGCGCTCGCCGGCATGGCCGCCGCCGACCTGGTGCTGCTCGGGCTGGTGCTGACCATCAGCACCTGGGTCAGCCGGCGCCTGGGCTTCTCCCGCGAGGACGAGATCACCATCGTGTTCTGCGGCTCCAAGAAGAGCCTCGCCAGCGGCGTGCCCATGGCCAACGTCATCTTCGCCGGCCAGAACATCGGCGCCATCGTGCTGCCGATCATGCTGTTCCACCAGGCCCAGCTGATGGCCTGCGCCTGGCTGGCCCGCCGCTACGCCGAGCGCTGGGCCAAGCGGCAGGAGGTCGCCGCGGCGGAGTAG